The following are encoded together in the Xanthomonas sacchari genome:
- the infA gene encoding translation initiation factor IF-1, giving the protein MSKDDSIEFEGTVSETLPNTTFRVKLENGHEIIAHISGRMRKNYIRILTGDRVKVEMTPYDLTKGRITYRMK; this is encoded by the coding sequence ATGTCGAAAGACGACTCCATCGAATTCGAAGGCACCGTCAGCGAGACGTTGCCCAATACCACGTTCCGGGTCAAGCTGGAAAACGGGCACGAAATCATCGCCCACATCTCCGGCCGCATGCGCAAGAACTACATCCGCATCCTGACCGGCGACCGGGTGAAGGTCGAAATGACCCCGTACGACCTGACCAAGGGTCGCATCACCTACCGCATGAAGTAA
- the trxB gene encoding thioredoxin-disulfide reductase, which yields MSPSAANSAKHSRLLILGSGPAGWTAAVYAARANLKPVVITGLQQGGQLMTTTEVDNWPGDPHGLMGPDLMARMQAHAERFETEVIFDHIHTADLSQRPFRLSGDSGDYTCDALIIATGATAKYLGIPSEEAFKGRGVSACATCDGFFYKDQDVVVVGGGNTAVEEALYLSNIARKVYLVHRRDTLRAEKIMQDKLFAKVAAGKIETVWHHQVDEVLGNEAGVTGVRVKSVQDGSTRDLEAHGFFVAIGHHPNTQLFDGQLAMHNGYLEIRSGLGGAATETSVPGVFAAGDVADQHYRQAITSAGFGCMAALDAERYLDKGA from the coding sequence ATGAGCCCCTCTGCCGCCAATTCCGCCAAGCATTCCCGCCTGCTGATCCTGGGTTCCGGCCCGGCCGGCTGGACCGCCGCGGTCTACGCCGCGCGCGCCAACCTCAAGCCGGTGGTGATCACCGGCCTGCAGCAGGGCGGCCAGCTGATGACCACCACCGAGGTCGACAACTGGCCCGGCGACCCCCACGGCCTGATGGGCCCGGACCTGATGGCGCGCATGCAGGCGCATGCCGAGCGCTTCGAGACCGAGGTGATCTTCGACCACATCCACACCGCCGACCTGTCGCAGCGCCCGTTCCGGCTCAGCGGCGACAGCGGCGACTACACCTGCGACGCACTGATCATCGCCACCGGCGCCACCGCCAAGTACCTGGGCATTCCCTCGGAAGAGGCGTTCAAGGGCCGCGGCGTGTCCGCCTGCGCCACCTGCGACGGCTTCTTCTACAAGGACCAGGACGTGGTCGTGGTCGGCGGCGGCAACACCGCCGTGGAAGAGGCGCTGTACCTGTCCAACATCGCCCGCAAGGTCTACCTGGTGCACCGCCGCGACACCCTGCGCGCGGAAAAGATCATGCAGGACAAGCTGTTCGCCAAGGTCGCCGCCGGCAAGATCGAGACCGTCTGGCATCACCAGGTGGACGAGGTGCTGGGCAACGAGGCCGGCGTCACCGGCGTGCGGGTCAAGTCGGTGCAGGACGGCAGCACCCGCGACCTGGAGGCGCACGGCTTCTTCGTCGCCATCGGCCATCACCCGAACACCCAACTGTTCGACGGCCAGTTGGCCATGCACAACGGCTACCTGGAGATCCGCTCCGGCCTCGGCGGCGCCGCCACCGAGACCTCGGTGCCGGGCGTGTTCGCCGCCGGCGACGTCGCCGACCAGCACTACCGCCAGGCGATCACCTCGGCCGGCTTCGGCTGCATGGCCGCGCTGGACGCCGAGCGCTATCTGGACAAGGGTGCCTGA
- a CDS encoding DUF3857 and transglutaminase domain-containing protein: MPLRAARWLLGSALLALAGAAAAQPAPATHRDNDQATATAAAPVVSNNYSYVRYRADYEVREDATSVETDEYELLLKTKAGVDQFSQVRLGYSEKLETLEVLAAYTLTPDGLRHDVPADKIYTQESYSSATAAMYADRKVKVVVFPNLMPGARLVYRVRRTQNVPYFPGYFSLWETFSVFSQYDDATVTLVAPRRLQMHLYTRGVQGSNTPTIDGEQARWEWRYSRREPMKSQNWSAATWEFSPTIMASSFRRWSQMAQAYQHSSAAAAQVTPKVRARAEQITAGIGDRRAQAAALYEWVARNIRYVAVYLGNGGLQPNSADSILDNHYGDCKDHTVVLEALLAAKGIASTPVLLGAQGGPTLPEVPVLGRFNHAITYLPEFKLYVDSTSPYARFGQLPAGDLGVPVLHTADGTVARTPPDDAKVNRYLAETDYRFAADGSVSGITRLDSGDVGEIGLRTMFVQLNAQNRTRIEESIVAASGFDGSGELLLQGAPQDLSRPFGYAYRFRAHDYVDFGVVGGMSLPLMPGADSVRGVYSTASAERNLTPFYCNDNARSETYRLTFPDSVPIIAIPADTHFRNAAGEYAATWVRDGQTVTATHTLHRRAIHGPAALCQPQDYAAFRELYQQVRRGFRGQILYGDLRRMQTGP, translated from the coding sequence ATGCCGCTGCGCGCCGCGCGCTGGCTGCTCGGCTCGGCGCTGCTGGCGCTGGCCGGTGCCGCCGCCGCGCAGCCGGCACCGGCCACGCACCGCGACAACGACCAGGCCACGGCCACCGCGGCCGCACCGGTGGTCAGCAACAACTACAGCTACGTGCGCTACCGCGCCGACTACGAGGTGCGCGAGGACGCCACCAGCGTGGAGACCGACGAGTACGAACTGCTGCTCAAGACCAAGGCCGGCGTCGACCAGTTCAGCCAGGTGCGGCTGGGCTACAGCGAGAAGCTGGAGACGCTGGAGGTGCTGGCCGCCTACACGCTGACCCCGGACGGGCTGCGCCACGACGTGCCCGCCGACAAGATCTACACCCAGGAGAGCTATTCCAGCGCGACGGCGGCGATGTACGCCGACCGCAAGGTCAAGGTGGTGGTGTTCCCCAACCTGATGCCCGGCGCGCGCCTGGTGTACCGGGTGCGCCGCACCCAGAACGTGCCGTACTTCCCCGGTTACTTCAGCCTGTGGGAGACCTTCAGCGTGTTCTCCCAGTACGACGACGCCACGGTGACCCTGGTGGCGCCGCGACGCCTGCAGATGCACCTGTACACTCGCGGCGTGCAGGGCAGCAACACGCCGACGATCGACGGCGAACAGGCCCGCTGGGAATGGCGCTACAGCCGCCGCGAACCGATGAAGAGCCAGAACTGGTCGGCGGCCACCTGGGAATTCAGCCCGACCATCATGGCCAGCAGCTTCCGCCGCTGGTCGCAGATGGCCCAGGCCTACCAGCACAGCAGCGCCGCCGCCGCGCAGGTCACGCCCAAGGTGCGCGCCCGCGCCGAGCAGATCACCGCCGGCATCGGCGACCGCCGCGCGCAGGCCGCCGCGCTGTACGAGTGGGTGGCGCGCAACATCCGCTACGTGGCGGTGTACCTGGGCAACGGCGGGCTGCAGCCGAACAGCGCCGACAGCATCCTCGACAACCACTATGGCGACTGCAAGGACCACACCGTGGTGCTGGAAGCGCTGCTGGCGGCCAAGGGCATCGCCAGCACGCCGGTGCTGCTCGGTGCGCAGGGCGGGCCGACCCTGCCCGAGGTGCCGGTGCTGGGCCGCTTCAACCACGCCATCACCTATCTGCCGGAGTTCAAGCTGTACGTGGACTCGACCAGCCCCTATGCGCGCTTCGGCCAGTTGCCGGCCGGCGACCTCGGCGTGCCGGTGCTGCACACCGCCGACGGCACCGTGGCGCGCACGCCGCCGGACGACGCCAAGGTCAACCGCTACCTGGCCGAGACCGACTACCGTTTCGCCGCCGATGGCAGCGTCAGCGGCATCACCCGCCTGGACAGCGGCGACGTCGGCGAGATCGGCCTGCGCACGATGTTCGTGCAGCTCAACGCGCAGAACCGCACCCGCATCGAGGAGTCGATCGTCGCCGCCTCCGGCTTCGACGGCAGCGGCGAGCTGCTGCTGCAGGGGGCGCCGCAGGACCTGAGCCGGCCGTTCGGCTACGCCTACCGCTTCCGCGCGCACGACTACGTGGACTTCGGCGTGGTCGGCGGCATGAGCCTGCCGCTGATGCCCGGCGCCGACTCGGTGCGCGGTGTCTACAGCACCGCCTCGGCCGAACGCAATCTGACCCCGTTCTACTGCAACGACAACGCACGCAGCGAGACCTACCGGCTGACCTTCCCGGACAGCGTGCCGATCATCGCGATCCCGGCCGACACCCATTTCCGCAACGCCGCCGGCGAGTACGCCGCCACCTGGGTGCGCGACGGACAGACCGTGACCGCCACGCACACGCTGCACCGGCGCGCGATCCACGGCCCGGCGGCGCTGTGCCAACCGCAGGACTACGCCGCCTTCCGCGAGCTGTACCAGCAGGTGCGGCGCGGCTTCCGCGGGCAGATCCTGTACGGCGACCTGCGCCGGATGCAGACCGGGCCGTAG
- a CDS encoding DNA translocase FtsK → MAKQVPERGKSQGANAAARKQGAAPNPRRQKLWRDLALIAIAPLLLYLLASLATYSATDPGWSHTGSVVAPVHNMGGKFGAWIADVLLQLFGYVAFLLPVVIGAISWIALFGMDQDGDGEADLGPALRLVGIVGFLIAATGLLHLRLFAGDVAGAGGILGKLVGNSLGAGFGALGANLFVLVLLLVSVTLATGLSWFAVMERIGKVVMTLPALARRGTQQANEWQQTRAMREEREEVRKVDAVQRAKREPVKIEPPPAPVVEKSERAKREQQIPLFHGTGSDPSGVPPLALLDDPKPQAKGYSEETLETLSRQIEFKLKDFRIEAQVVGAYPGPVITRFEIEPAPGIKVSQISSLDKDIARGLSVKSVRVVDVIPGKSVIGLEIPNVSREMIYLSELLRSKEYDKSASPLTLALGKDIAGRPTVADLARMPHLLVAGTTGSGKSVAVNAMVLSLLYKASAKDLRMLMIDPKMLELSVYQGIPHLLAPVVTDMKEAANGLRWCVAEMERRYKLMSAVGVRNLAGFNKKVKDAQDAGQPLMDPLFKPNPDLAEAPRPLDTLPFIVIFIDEFADMMMIVGKKVEELIARLAQKARAAGIHLILATQRPSVDVITGLIKANIPTRIAFQVSSKIDSRTILDQSGAETLLGHGDMLYLPPGTAMPDRVHGAFVSDEEVHRVVEHLKASGPADYIEGVLDEVQTMGDGTVIGATGLPEAGGGGGDESDPLYDEALRIVTETRRASISGVQRRLKIGYNRAARLIEAMEAAGVVSPPEHNGDRSVLAPPPPK, encoded by the coding sequence GTGGCGAAGCAGGTTCCGGAACGCGGCAAATCCCAGGGCGCCAATGCGGCGGCACGCAAGCAGGGCGCCGCGCCCAACCCACGCCGGCAGAAGCTGTGGCGCGATCTGGCGCTGATCGCGATCGCGCCGCTGTTGCTGTACCTGCTGGCCAGCTTGGCCACGTATTCGGCGACCGATCCGGGCTGGTCGCATACCGGCAGCGTGGTGGCGCCGGTGCACAACATGGGCGGCAAGTTCGGCGCCTGGATCGCCGACGTGCTGCTGCAACTGTTCGGCTACGTGGCCTTCCTGCTGCCGGTGGTGATCGGCGCGATCTCGTGGATCGCGCTGTTCGGCATGGACCAGGACGGCGATGGCGAGGCCGATCTCGGCCCGGCGCTGCGCCTGGTCGGCATCGTCGGTTTCCTGATCGCCGCCACCGGGCTGCTGCACCTGCGCCTGTTCGCCGGCGACGTGGCCGGGGCCGGTGGCATCCTCGGCAAGCTGGTCGGCAATTCGCTGGGCGCCGGCTTCGGCGCACTCGGCGCCAACCTGTTCGTGCTGGTGCTGCTGCTGGTGTCGGTGACCCTGGCCACCGGGCTGTCCTGGTTCGCGGTGATGGAGCGCATCGGCAAGGTGGTGATGACCCTGCCGGCGCTGGCCCGGCGCGGCACCCAGCAGGCCAACGAATGGCAGCAGACCCGCGCCATGCGCGAGGAACGCGAGGAAGTACGCAAGGTCGACGCGGTGCAGCGCGCCAAGCGCGAGCCGGTCAAGATCGAGCCGCCGCCAGCGCCGGTGGTGGAGAAGAGCGAGCGCGCCAAGCGCGAGCAGCAGATCCCGCTGTTCCACGGCACCGGCAGCGACCCGTCCGGGGTGCCGCCATTGGCGCTCCTGGACGACCCCAAGCCGCAGGCCAAGGGCTATTCCGAGGAGACCCTGGAAACCCTGTCGCGGCAGATCGAGTTCAAGCTCAAGGATTTCCGCATCGAGGCGCAGGTGGTCGGGGCCTATCCGGGCCCGGTGATCACCCGCTTCGAGATCGAGCCGGCGCCGGGCATCAAGGTCAGCCAGATCAGTTCGCTGGACAAGGACATCGCCCGCGGCCTGTCGGTGAAGTCGGTGCGCGTGGTCGACGTGATCCCGGGCAAGTCGGTGATCGGCCTGGAGATCCCCAACGTCAGCCGCGAGATGATCTATCTCAGCGAGCTGCTGCGCTCCAAGGAATACGACAAGTCGGCCAGTCCGCTGACCCTGGCCCTGGGCAAGGACATCGCCGGGCGTCCGACCGTGGCCGACCTGGCGCGCATGCCGCACCTGCTGGTCGCCGGTACCACCGGCTCGGGCAAGTCGGTGGCGGTCAACGCGATGGTGCTGAGCCTGCTGTACAAGGCCTCGGCCAAGGACCTGCGGATGCTGATGATCGACCCGAAGATGCTCGAACTGAGCGTCTACCAGGGCATCCCGCATCTGCTGGCGCCGGTGGTGACCGACATGAAGGAGGCCGCCAACGGCCTGCGCTGGTGCGTGGCGGAAATGGAGCGCCGCTACAAGCTGATGAGCGCGGTCGGCGTGCGCAACCTGGCCGGCTTCAACAAGAAGGTCAAGGACGCGCAGGACGCCGGGCAGCCGCTGATGGACCCGCTGTTCAAGCCCAACCCGGACCTGGCCGAGGCGCCGCGGCCGCTGGACACGCTGCCGTTCATCGTCATCTTCATCGACGAATTCGCCGACATGATGATGATCGTCGGCAAGAAGGTCGAAGAGTTGATCGCGCGCCTGGCACAGAAGGCCCGCGCCGCCGGCATCCACCTGATCCTGGCCACCCAGCGCCCGTCGGTGGACGTGATCACCGGCCTGATCAAGGCCAATATCCCGACCCGCATCGCGTTCCAAGTCAGCTCCAAGATCGACTCGCGCACCATCCTCGACCAGTCCGGCGCCGAGACCCTGCTGGGCCACGGCGACATGCTGTACCTGCCGCCGGGCACGGCGATGCCGGACCGCGTGCACGGCGCCTTCGTTAGCGACGAGGAAGTGCACCGGGTGGTCGAGCACCTCAAGGCCAGCGGCCCGGCCGACTACATCGAGGGCGTGCTCGACGAGGTGCAGACCATGGGCGACGGCACCGTGATCGGCGCCACCGGCCTGCCCGAAGCCGGTGGCGGTGGCGGCGACGAATCCGACCCGCTGTACGACGAGGCCCTGCGCATCGTCACCGAGACCCGCCGCGCCTCGATCTCCGGCGTGCAGCGGCGGCTGAAGATCGGCTACAACCGCGCCGCGCGGCTGATCGAGGCGATGGAAGCCGCCGGCGTGGTCAGCCCGCCCGAACACAACGGCGACCGCAGCGTGCTGGCGCCGCCGCCGCCGAAGTGA
- the lolA gene encoding outer membrane lipoprotein chaperone LolA, which produces MLRTLRYTVLATALLAGSAFAGAREDLTAFTRGLKGLDGQFAQKVYDGKGTLKESSSGRVALSAPRLFRWEYRKPYTQLIVADGSKVWVYDPDLKQATVRAQGSEEQNSPLTALIDPGKLDRQYDVSEEAVARDGLQWLTMTPKVDTEASFQMAKLGFDRNGLARMEVVDPVGQRTEISFSDWKRNPAFATGTFRYVPDKDVDVVGDR; this is translated from the coding sequence ATGCTTCGCACACTCCGCTACACCGTCCTCGCCACCGCGCTGCTGGCCGGCTCCGCCTTCGCCGGCGCCCGCGAGGACCTCACCGCCTTCACCCGCGGGCTGAAGGGCCTGGACGGCCAGTTCGCGCAGAAGGTCTACGACGGCAAGGGCACGCTGAAGGAAAGCTCCAGCGGCCGCGTCGCGCTGTCGGCGCCGCGCCTGTTCCGCTGGGAGTACCGCAAGCCCTATACCCAGCTGATCGTCGCCGACGGCAGCAAGGTCTGGGTGTACGACCCGGACCTGAAGCAGGCCACGGTGCGCGCGCAGGGCAGCGAGGAGCAGAACAGCCCGCTGACCGCGCTGATCGACCCGGGCAAGCTCGACCGCCAGTACGACGTCAGCGAGGAGGCCGTGGCCCGCGACGGGCTGCAGTGGCTGACCATGACCCCGAAGGTGGACACCGAGGCCAGCTTCCAGATGGCCAAGCTCGGCTTCGACCGCAACGGCCTGGCGCGCATGGAAGTGGTCGACCCGGTCGGCCAGCGCACCGAGATCAGCTTCAGCGACTGGAAGCGCAATCCGGCCTTCGCCACCGGCACCTTCCGCTACGTCCCGGACAAGGACGTGGACGTGGTCGGCGACCGCTGA
- the aat gene encoding leucyl/phenylalanyl-tRNA--protein transferase has translation MRRLPALLAADPAAPFPPPSSALREPDGLLAIGGDLSPTRLLAAYAQGIFPWYSDGEPILWWSPDPRTVFRSDGVRLSSRFRRSLRRSPWTVHADTAFAAVIDACAQLPRRGQDGTWITAPMRAAYLALHQAGHAHSVEVFNGDELVGGIYGVARGRMFFGESMFSARSGGSKVALAALARRLHGWGWPLIDAQVENDHLLSLGAERWPRPRFLEAIGPLVAAPAEIGPWTSQFGTLAAAELAQG, from the coding sequence ATGCGTCGTCTCCCTGCCCTGCTCGCGGCCGATCCCGCCGCCCCGTTCCCACCGCCGTCCAGCGCCCTGCGCGAGCCGGACGGGCTGCTCGCGATCGGCGGCGACCTGTCGCCAACCCGCCTGCTCGCCGCCTATGCGCAGGGCATCTTCCCCTGGTACTCCGACGGCGAGCCGATCCTGTGGTGGAGCCCGGACCCGCGTACTGTGTTCCGCAGCGACGGCGTGCGCCTGTCCTCGCGCTTCCGCCGCAGCCTGCGGCGCTCGCCGTGGACGGTGCACGCCGACACCGCCTTCGCCGCCGTCATCGACGCCTGCGCGCAACTCCCGCGCCGCGGCCAGGACGGCACCTGGATCACCGCGCCGATGCGCGCCGCCTACCTGGCCCTGCACCAGGCCGGCCATGCGCATTCGGTGGAGGTGTTCAACGGCGACGAGTTGGTCGGCGGCATCTACGGGGTGGCGCGCGGGCGCATGTTCTTCGGCGAGAGCATGTTCAGCGCCCGCAGTGGCGGCTCCAAGGTGGCGCTGGCGGCGCTGGCGCGGCGCCTGCACGGCTGGGGCTGGCCGCTGATCGACGCGCAGGTGGAGAACGACCACCTGCTGAGCCTGGGCGCCGAGCGCTGGCCGCGCCCGCGCTTCCTGGAGGCCATCGGCCCGCTGGTGGCGGCACCGGCCGAGATCGGGCCGTGGACGTCGCAGTTCGGCACCCTGGCGGCCGCGGAACTGGCCCAGGGCTGA
- a CDS encoding GNAT family N-acetyltransferase, giving the protein MSRIRWLRQLDTVATADWDALHDGRNPFVAHAFLAGLEQHGCLRPDWGWSPLHLTVWDGEALVAAAPGYVKSNSHGEFVFDHAWAHAYARYGQDYFPKWLCAVPYSPVTGPRLLARDLAAQQELLAAMQALTERTGLSSAHVNFHRADEDAAFGAEWLERNDVQYQWHNEAGWTGFDDYLGAMDHKHRKNIRQERAKVQRAGIGFRVLHGDEASAADLQAMYGFYLRTFDDYGNSPALTLDFFSHLAQTMPRNLLIFLAMHEGVPVAGAFCLRGGDTLYGRYWGGDALPGLHFETCYYQGIEYCLREGLTRFEPGAQGQHKIARGFLPRLVRSRHWIADPGFRVPLADWCAQERAEVRQHAAALQRHSPFRHDA; this is encoded by the coding sequence ATGAGTCGGATCCGCTGGCTGCGCCAGCTCGACACGGTCGCCACCGCCGACTGGGACGCCCTGCACGACGGCCGCAATCCGTTCGTGGCCCACGCCTTTCTGGCCGGCCTGGAGCAGCACGGCTGTCTGCGCCCGGACTGGGGCTGGAGTCCGCTGCATCTCACCGTGTGGGACGGCGAGGCGCTGGTCGCGGCGGCGCCCGGCTACGTCAAAAGCAACTCGCACGGCGAATTCGTGTTCGACCACGCCTGGGCGCATGCCTACGCGCGCTATGGCCAGGACTATTTCCCCAAGTGGCTGTGTGCGGTGCCGTACTCGCCGGTGACCGGGCCGCGCCTGCTGGCGCGCGACCTGGCGGCGCAGCAGGAACTGCTCGCGGCCATGCAGGCGCTGACCGAGCGCACCGGCCTGTCCTCGGCCCACGTCAACTTCCACCGTGCCGACGAGGACGCCGCGTTCGGCGCCGAATGGCTGGAACGCAACGACGTGCAGTACCAGTGGCACAACGAGGCCGGCTGGACCGGGTTCGACGATTACCTGGGCGCGATGGACCACAAGCACCGCAAGAACATTCGCCAGGAGCGGGCCAAGGTGCAGCGCGCCGGGATCGGCTTTCGCGTGCTGCACGGCGACGAGGCCAGCGCCGCCGACCTGCAGGCGATGTACGGGTTCTACCTGCGCACCTTCGACGACTACGGTAATTCGCCAGCGTTGACCCTGGACTTCTTCTCGCACCTTGCACAAACAATGCCGCGCAACCTGTTGATCTTCCTCGCCATGCACGAGGGCGTGCCGGTGGCCGGGGCGTTCTGTCTGCGCGGCGGCGACACCCTGTACGGCCGCTACTGGGGCGGCGACGCCCTGCCCGGCCTGCACTTCGAGACCTGCTACTACCAGGGCATCGAGTACTGCCTGCGCGAGGGCCTGACCCGATTCGAGCCGGGCGCGCAGGGCCAGCACAAGATCGCCCGCGGCTTCCTGCCGCGGCTGGTGCGCAGCCGCCACTGGATCGCCGACCCCGGCTTCCGTGTGCCGCTGGCCGACTGGTGCGCGCAGGAGCGCGCCGAGGTGCGCCAGCACGCGGCGGCACTGCAGCGCCACTCGCCGTTCCGCCACGACGCCTGA
- the clpA gene encoding ATP-dependent Clp protease ATP-binding subunit ClpA, which yields MFSKDLEQTIGQCYKRAREARHEFMTVEHLLLALLDNPSAQAVLKACGADVDRLRSDLEQAIEASVARLAEDDGRDTQPTLGFQRVLQRAVYHVQSSGKKEVSGANVLVAIFGEKDSHAVYFLNQQDITRLDIVNYLSHGIAKMGEDGEQAAPSDGEPKGEAGEGEPKGDALAEYATNLNEQARNGRIDPLVGRADEIERTIQVLCRRRKNNPLYVGEAGVGKTAIAEGLAKRIVEGSVPEVLADAVIFSLDLGALVAGTKYRGDFEKRLKGVLTSLKKVPNAVLFIDEIHTIIGAGSASGGTMDASNLIKPALSSGELRCIGSTTFQEYRGIFEKDRALARRFQKIDIVEPTVGETFEILQGLKPKYEAHHGVTYADDALQAAVDLSVKHIGDRLLPDKAIDVIDEAGARQRLLPEGQRKELIDIEEIETIVAKMARIPAKQVSATDKDVLQHLERNLKMVIFGQDPAIETLSSSIKLARSGLGNPEKPIGNFLFAGPTGVGKTEVTKQLALQLGIELVRFDMSEYMEPHSISRLIGAPPGYVGFDQGGLLTEKIVKTPHCVLLLDEVEKAHPDIFNILLQVMDRGVLTDTNGREANFKNVILVMTTNAGATQASRRSIGFTQQDHSTDAMEIIRRSFTPEFRNRLDAVVQFQPLAFSHILRVVDKFVIELEMLLQEKHVSLSATPTARDWLAQHGFDPLMGARPMARVIQDKVKRPLADELLFGKLVNGGRVTIDVRDGELVVETQAEPERLLPATVD from the coding sequence ATGTTCAGCAAAGATCTCGAGCAGACCATCGGCCAGTGCTACAAGCGCGCCAGGGAAGCCCGTCATGAGTTCATGACGGTGGAGCACCTGCTGTTGGCGCTGCTCGACAATCCCTCCGCCCAGGCCGTGCTCAAGGCCTGCGGCGCCGACGTCGACCGCCTGCGCAGCGACCTGGAGCAGGCCATCGAAGCCTCGGTGGCCCGGTTGGCCGAGGACGACGGCCGCGACACCCAGCCCACCCTGGGCTTCCAGCGGGTGCTGCAGCGGGCGGTCTACCACGTGCAGTCCTCCGGCAAGAAGGAGGTCAGCGGCGCCAACGTGCTGGTGGCGATCTTCGGCGAGAAGGACTCGCATGCGGTGTATTTCCTGAATCAGCAGGACATCACCCGCCTGGACATCGTCAATTACCTGTCCCATGGCATCGCCAAGATGGGCGAGGACGGCGAGCAGGCCGCGCCGAGCGACGGCGAGCCCAAGGGCGAGGCGGGCGAGGGCGAACCGAAGGGCGATGCCCTGGCCGAGTACGCCACCAACCTGAACGAACAGGCCCGCAACGGCCGCATCGACCCGCTGGTGGGCCGCGCCGACGAGATCGAGCGCACCATCCAGGTGCTGTGCCGCCGCCGCAAGAACAACCCGCTGTATGTGGGCGAGGCCGGCGTGGGCAAGACCGCCATCGCCGAGGGCCTGGCCAAGCGCATCGTCGAGGGCAGCGTGCCCGAGGTGCTGGCCGACGCGGTGATCTTCTCGCTCGACCTGGGCGCACTGGTCGCCGGCACCAAGTACCGCGGCGACTTCGAGAAGCGCCTGAAGGGCGTGCTGACCTCGCTGAAGAAGGTGCCCAACGCGGTGCTGTTCATCGACGAGATCCACACCATCATCGGCGCCGGTTCCGCCTCCGGCGGCACCATGGACGCGTCCAACCTGATCAAGCCGGCGCTGTCCTCGGGCGAGCTGCGCTGCATCGGCTCGACCACGTTCCAGGAGTACCGCGGCATCTTCGAGAAGGACCGCGCCCTGGCGCGGCGCTTCCAGAAGATCGACATCGTCGAGCCGACCGTGGGCGAGACCTTCGAGATCCTGCAGGGCCTCAAGCCCAAGTACGAGGCGCACCACGGCGTGACCTACGCCGACGACGCGCTGCAGGCGGCGGTGGACCTGTCGGTCAAGCACATCGGCGACCGGCTGCTGCCGGACAAGGCGATCGACGTGATCGACGAGGCCGGCGCGCGCCAGCGGCTGCTGCCGGAAGGCCAGCGCAAGGAACTGATCGACATCGAGGAGATCGAGACCATCGTCGCCAAGATGGCGCGGATCCCGGCCAAGCAGGTCAGCGCCACCGACAAGGACGTGCTGCAGCACCTGGAGCGCAACCTGAAGATGGTGATCTTCGGCCAGGATCCGGCGATCGAGACGCTGTCCTCGTCGATCAAGCTGGCGCGCTCGGGCCTGGGCAATCCGGAGAAGCCGATCGGCAACTTCCTGTTCGCCGGTCCCACCGGCGTGGGCAAGACCGAGGTCACCAAGCAGCTGGCGCTGCAGCTGGGCATCGAACTGGTGCGCTTCGACATGTCCGAGTACATGGAGCCGCATTCGATCAGTCGCCTGATCGGTGCGCCCCCGGGCTACGTCGGCTTCGACCAGGGCGGCCTGTTGACCGAGAAGATCGTCAAGACGCCGCACTGCGTGCTGCTGCTGGACGAGGTGGAGAAGGCGCATCCGGACATCTTCAACATCCTGTTGCAGGTCATGGACCGCGGCGTGCTCACCGACACCAACGGGCGCGAGGCGAACTTCAAGAACGTGATCCTGGTGATGACCACCAATGCCGGTGCCACCCAGGCCTCGCGGCGCTCGATCGGTTTCACCCAGCAGGACCACTCCACCGATGCGATGGAGATCATCCGCCGCAGCTTCACCCCGGAGTTCCGCAACCGCCTGGACGCGGTGGTGCAGTTCCAGCCGCTGGCCTTCAGCCACATCCTGCGCGTGGTCGACAAGTTCGTGATCGAGCTGGAGATGCTGCTGCAGGAGAAGCACGTGTCGCTGTCGGCGACCCCGACCGCGCGCGACTGGCTGGCCCAGCACGGCTTCGACCCGCTGATGGGCGCGCGGCCGATGGCGCGGGTGATCCAGGACAAGGTCAAGCGCCCGTTGGCCGACGAACTGCTGTTCGGCAAGCTGGTCAACGGCGGCCGCGTCACCATCGACGTGCGCGACGGCGAACTGGTGGTGGAGACCCAGGCCGAGCCGGAGCGCCTGCTGCCGGCCACGGTGGACTGA